Part of the Paenibacillus sp. YPG26 genome, ATCCGTAAGCTTTGTTAATAGGGTATCCAAGGCTTCAACAGTCCAAGGAAGCTCATGCATGAGAATATTTGCACCCGGATGGAGCTGATCGAGAACATTTTTGACGACTTTATCCGGATTGGTGCTCTTGTTCTTAGTCTTCAGAGTCCAATCAAGTGATCCGTTAGACCACGTCATATAGAGCAGCTTATTCTCCTTGGCGACTTGGCGCGCGGTCTCTCCACCCTCACCAAAAGGGGGACGGAAGAACACAGGGGTTTCACCCGTCAACTCCTTAACGGTCTTCTGAACATCCTCAATCTGCTTCCTCACCTTGGGGAGGGGCTGTGATTTGAGAGAAATGTGGTCCCAGCTGTGATTGCCAATGGGCTGACCCCGGTCGTGAATGAGCTTGAGCAGCTCGGGGTTCTCTTTGATGCGGTATCCGTTGACGAAGAAGAT contains:
- a CDS encoding polysaccharide deacetylase family protein, translating into MNANNSGQARTQTQAEPTAPLDKPAQDTDTNADNKPGTRSPAKDDQNKASAVPEIKYHMNKAYNIVPNEKGVESKVVLLTFDDGPKDQKWINGIIDVLDKHKAKAIFFVNGYRIKENPELLKLIHDRGQPIGNHSWDHISLKSQPLPKVRKQIEDVQKTVKELTGETPVFFRPPFGEGGETARQVAKENKLLYMTWSNGSLDWTLKTKNKSTNPDKVVKNVLDQLHPGANILMHELPWTVEALDTLLTKLTDKGYSFVDPASISLEPPAATGK